A genomic window from Blastococcus saxobsidens DD2 includes:
- a CDS encoding CpaF family protein — MSADLTTDLLGAGTVPRPADASPVSVDWTLVRRLHEATATALAEELKRRPTLSTVAQQELARTLVQDGVDELVRQRMRAGQMVPTPAEERVIADAVFAAQFGLGRLQPYVDDPLVENIEVHGYDNVWIGYADGRDVRVDPIADSDEELVRQLQHIAARLGRAERTLTTASPLLTMRLADGSRLAAVIETVPRPHLVIRRHRIRNVDLDDMVGLRAIDRPLAEFLRAAVRARKNIVVTGAQAAGKTLMLRALANELPVEEHLATIEKHFELLLHELPDRHPRVVPFEAREGTGERGPDGRRLGEVTLTELVEQSLVMNVSRVWLGEVRGDEAWPLIEVMEAGEGGSACTLHARSAHHALERLANLCMRGRAAVTPEHAYRSCASAIDLIVHITTVDERWVGGERHRFVSQVLECNGIGEGGRPAVTDVFAPGPDGRAVPEHDPVDLADYVRVGFDPDWLRPGHGRWAGAVGGRR, encoded by the coding sequence GTGTCCGCTGACCTCACCACCGACCTGCTGGGTGCTGGCACGGTGCCTCGACCAGCGGACGCATCACCGGTCTCGGTGGACTGGACGCTGGTGCGTCGGCTGCACGAGGCGACGGCGACGGCTCTGGCCGAAGAGCTCAAGCGTCGCCCGACGCTCAGCACGGTGGCGCAGCAGGAGCTGGCCCGAACGCTCGTCCAGGACGGCGTCGACGAGTTGGTCCGGCAGCGGATGCGCGCCGGGCAGATGGTTCCCACGCCGGCCGAGGAGCGGGTGATCGCTGACGCGGTGTTCGCCGCCCAGTTCGGGTTGGGCCGGCTGCAGCCCTACGTGGACGACCCGCTGGTGGAGAACATCGAGGTTCACGGGTACGACAACGTGTGGATCGGTTACGCCGACGGCCGGGACGTCCGCGTTGACCCGATCGCCGACTCGGACGAGGAGTTGGTGCGGCAGCTGCAGCACATCGCCGCTCGGCTGGGCCGCGCGGAGCGGACGCTGACCACGGCCAGTCCGCTGCTCACCATGCGCCTGGCTGACGGGTCCCGGTTGGCCGCAGTCATCGAGACGGTGCCGCGACCCCATCTGGTGATCCGCCGACACCGGATCCGGAACGTCGACCTCGACGACATGGTGGGTCTGCGGGCGATCGACCGGCCGCTGGCCGAGTTCCTGCGGGCGGCGGTGCGGGCGCGCAAGAACATCGTCGTCACCGGCGCCCAGGCTGCTGGCAAGACGCTGATGTTGCGGGCGCTGGCCAACGAGCTGCCGGTCGAGGAGCACCTGGCCACGATCGAGAAGCATTTCGAGCTGCTGCTGCACGAGCTGCCCGACCGGCATCCGAGGGTGGTGCCGTTCGAGGCCCGGGAGGGCACCGGGGAGCGCGGACCCGACGGCCGCCGCCTCGGCGAGGTGACGCTGACCGAGCTGGTCGAGCAGTCGCTGGTCATGAACGTCAGCCGCGTGTGGCTGGGCGAGGTCCGCGGCGATGAGGCGTGGCCGCTGATCGAGGTGATGGAGGCGGGGGAGGGCGGCTCGGCCTGCACTCTGCACGCCCGCTCAGCCCACCACGCCCTCGAGCGGCTGGCCAACCTGTGCATGCGCGGCCGCGCCGCAGTCACCCCGGAGCATGCCTACCGGTCCTGCGCATCGGCGATCGACCTGATCGTGCACATCACCACCGTGGACGAACGGTGGGTCGGGGGCGAGCGGCACCGGTTCGTCAGCCAGGTCCTCGAGTGCAACGGCATCGGGGAGGGCGGGCGCCCGGCCGTCACCGACGTCTTCGCCCCAGGCCCCGACGGACGGGCCGTACCCGAGCACGATCCGGTGGACCTCGCCGACTACGTCCGGGTGGGCTTCGATCCCGACTGGCTCCGGCCAGGCCACGGGCGCTGGGCTGGCGCTGTCGGGGGACGACGGTGA
- a CDS encoding SAF domain-containing protein: protein MVVLGALGATYLATSLGRTTAVIAIAREVPWGQTLTAADLTEARIPADPALEPIPYVDRDQVIGLVAATSLRPGSLLTRDALTDQRLPAPGQQLVGVGVSLVQLPTTPLRPGDDVFLVPVAAGSAPATTEGAPSVVEATVVKSGPPGTDGLRVVDVLVDAADGPDVAARAAAGLIAIVVVAGE, encoded by the coding sequence ATGGTGGTGCTCGGTGCCCTTGGGGCGACCTATCTGGCGACGTCGCTGGGTCGGACGACCGCCGTGATCGCGATCGCACGCGAGGTGCCCTGGGGGCAGACCCTCACCGCTGCCGATCTCACAGAAGCGAGGATCCCCGCCGATCCGGCGTTGGAGCCTATTCCGTACGTCGACCGCGACCAGGTCATCGGCCTGGTCGCGGCGACCTCCCTGCGGCCGGGTTCGTTGCTCACCCGCGACGCCCTGACCGATCAACGCCTCCCGGCTCCCGGCCAGCAGCTGGTCGGGGTCGGCGTGTCGCTCGTGCAACTACCGACGACCCCGCTGCGGCCGGGCGACGACGTTTTCCTGGTGCCCGTGGCCGCGGGCAGCGCTCCAGCCACGACCGAAGGAGCCCCAAGCGTGGTGGAGGCGACCGTGGTGAAGTCTGGCCCTCCCGGAACCGACGGGCTGCGGGTCGTCGACGTGCTCGTCGACGCTGCCGACGGGCCGGACGTCGCCGCCCGCGCCGCTGCCGGCCTCATCGCCATCGTCGTGGTGGCCGGCGAGTAG
- a CDS encoding site-specific integrase translates to MGRRTWGTVRRLPSGRYQARYTDHSGKQISAPSTFATKADGYRWLAKVQTELDSGRWIDPKAGKETLKVYAEHWVETRLVRGRPLAPRTAELYRAQLKNHIVPALGSTPLRQLEASAVRAWYGKLSGPAGPGQVTAAKCYRLLRAICTTAVDDNLIARNPCSIRGAGQERSTERPMFTLAQVQALVDAVEDRWRALILLAAWTGLRIGELSALRREHLDLQTGTVSVTTAVVDLVGQGRLYGPPKSAAGRRSVAIPPHIIGDLERHLRMYAQAGAHGLVFVGPKGGPIRNNNFASRVWAPAAEAAGLPAGSHLHDLRGWGATIAARHGATTKELMHRLGHASAAAALRYQRAEQERDAALAAAMSTALSQSEGTSST, encoded by the coding sequence GTGGGTCGAAGGACCTGGGGAACGGTTCGTCGGCTCCCCTCCGGGCGCTACCAGGCCCGCTATACAGATCACTCGGGCAAGCAGATCTCGGCGCCGTCCACCTTCGCTACCAAGGCCGACGGCTACAGATGGCTGGCCAAGGTCCAGACCGAGCTGGACTCGGGCCGCTGGATCGACCCCAAGGCGGGCAAGGAGACGCTGAAGGTCTATGCCGAGCACTGGGTGGAGACCCGCCTCGTTCGCGGTCGTCCGCTGGCACCTCGCACGGCCGAGCTCTACCGAGCACAGCTCAAGAACCACATCGTCCCGGCCCTGGGATCGACGCCCCTTCGCCAGCTGGAGGCCTCTGCTGTCCGGGCCTGGTACGGGAAGCTCAGCGGCCCCGCCGGACCGGGTCAGGTCACAGCGGCCAAGTGCTACCGGCTGCTGCGCGCCATCTGCACTACGGCAGTCGACGACAATCTCATCGCTCGGAACCCGTGCTCTATCCGTGGAGCAGGGCAGGAACGGTCCACCGAGCGACCGATGTTCACGCTCGCTCAGGTTCAGGCGCTCGTCGATGCCGTCGAGGATCGCTGGCGTGCGCTGATCCTCCTGGCCGCCTGGACCGGCCTCCGCATCGGGGAGCTGTCGGCGCTGCGCCGCGAGCACCTCGACCTGCAGACAGGCACCGTGAGCGTGACGACCGCCGTCGTCGACCTTGTTGGACAGGGACGTTTGTACGGCCCGCCGAAGTCGGCCGCCGGCCGCCGATCCGTGGCTATCCCGCCGCACATCATCGGCGACTTGGAGCGCCATCTCAGGATGTACGCCCAGGCCGGAGCGCACGGGCTGGTTTTTGTGGGGCCGAAAGGCGGCCCGATCCGGAACAACAACTTCGCCTCACGGGTGTGGGCACCAGCAGCGGAGGCGGCCGGACTCCCGGCCGGTTCTCACCTGCACGATCTACGCGGCTGGGGCGCCACCATCGCCGCCCGTCATGGCGCCACCACCAAGGAGCTAATGCACCGGCTTGGGCACGCCTCGGCCGCCGCGGCGCTGCGCTACCAGCGCGCCGAGCAGGAACGAGACGCCGCTCTCGCCGCGGCCATGAGCACGGCGCTGAGTCAATCGGAAGGCACGTCCTCGACATGA
- a CDS encoding TadE/TadG family type IV pilus assembly protein, with translation MSVELALLAPALLLLLAFAVVAGRTQIAEGAVQEAARAAAREASLARDAATAVARAGAQAERTLAAQDLRCERTTVDVDTAGFQAPLGQPGDVTVSITCVVGMADLLAPGLPGSVSVEASFISPVDAYRER, from the coding sequence GTGTCGGTCGAGCTGGCGCTGCTGGCGCCGGCGCTCCTCCTGCTGCTGGCCTTCGCCGTCGTCGCCGGACGCACCCAGATCGCCGAGGGTGCCGTCCAAGAGGCCGCACGGGCCGCCGCCCGGGAGGCCTCGCTCGCACGCGACGCTGCCACCGCCGTCGCACGGGCCGGCGCCCAGGCGGAGCGCACCCTGGCCGCTCAGGATCTGCGCTGCGAGCGCACCACGGTCGACGTCGACACCGCCGGCTTCCAAGCCCCGCTCGGCCAGCCCGGCGACGTCACGGTGTCCATCACCTGCGTGGTCGGCATGGCCGACCTGCTGGCCCCCGGCCTGCCCGGGTCTGTCTCCGTCGAGGCCTCCTTCATCAGCCCCGTCGACGCCTACCGCGAACGATGA
- a CDS encoding TadE/TadG family type IV pilus assembly protein — protein MTGYHGHRRPDGERGAISVFLAVLVPGLLLIIGLAVDGGAKVAATQRANAIADEAARAGGQALDISAALAGQVQVDPTAAVAAAQDYLDRNDVQGAVTVVDGDTLYVTTTITQPTTFLGLIGISTLTVEGSGTADLITGTGQNGGAGP, from the coding sequence ATGACCGGCTACCACGGCCACCGGCGGCCGGACGGAGAGCGCGGTGCCATCAGCGTCTTCCTCGCCGTCCTCGTTCCCGGGCTGTTGCTCATCATCGGGCTGGCCGTCGATGGCGGCGCCAAGGTGGCCGCCACCCAGCGCGCCAACGCCATCGCTGACGAGGCCGCCCGCGCCGGCGGACAGGCCCTCGACATCTCCGCGGCCCTCGCCGGACAGGTGCAGGTCGACCCGACCGCCGCAGTCGCCGCTGCGCAGGACTACCTCGACCGCAACGACGTGCAGGGCGCGGTGACGGTCGTCGATGGCGACACCCTGTACGTGACCACCACGATCACCCAGCCCACGACCTTCCTGGGCCTGATCGGCATCTCCACCCTCACGGTGGAGGGCTCCGGCACCGCCGACCTGATCACAGGCACCGGTCAGAACGGGGGAGCGGGCCCATGA
- a CDS encoding type II secretion system F family protein: MSGTGLLAGVCGALLMGGLLLASHALTAPEPPARPRRRQPRPTARADRPAVRRQRALWVAAAVAAAVVWLASGWPVAGVLTGLAVIGVPWLLAQFSGGNATVERLEALQEWVRRTSDVLAAGGGLEQTLIRSARTAPEPIAAEVAALAARLQARWPTSRALLAFADDLDDAAGDLVVAALLLGAELRGPGLARVLTELAGSLTEDVTMRRKVEADRAKPRANARWLLLITVAASGLAALNGDYLAPYGTGVGQLVLAAIAGLIVACLLWMRRLTAPAPSTRFLVDPDRSLRVPGLEPNELPVP, translated from the coding sequence GTGAGCGGCACGGGGTTGCTTGCCGGCGTCTGCGGGGCGCTGCTGATGGGCGGCCTGCTGCTGGCCTCCCACGCCCTCACCGCCCCCGAACCGCCGGCTCGGCCGCGCCGCCGCCAGCCGCGTCCGACGGCGCGGGCCGACCGCCCGGCGGTGCGGCGGCAGCGGGCGCTGTGGGTGGCCGCCGCCGTTGCGGCGGCGGTGGTGTGGCTGGCCTCGGGCTGGCCGGTCGCTGGCGTGCTGACCGGGTTGGCGGTGATCGGTGTGCCGTGGCTGCTGGCGCAGTTCTCCGGCGGCAACGCCACGGTGGAGCGGCTGGAGGCGCTGCAGGAGTGGGTGCGCCGCACCTCCGACGTACTGGCTGCGGGCGGCGGGCTGGAGCAGACGCTGATTCGTTCGGCCCGCACCGCCCCCGAGCCGATCGCGGCGGAGGTGGCGGCACTGGCCGCGCGGCTTCAGGCGCGCTGGCCGACGTCCCGGGCGCTGCTGGCCTTCGCTGACGATCTCGACGACGCCGCCGGGGACCTGGTCGTCGCCGCCCTGTTGCTGGGTGCGGAGCTGCGCGGGCCGGGGCTGGCGCGGGTGCTGACCGAGCTGGCGGGAAGTCTCACCGAGGACGTGACCATGCGACGCAAGGTCGAGGCCGACCGTGCCAAGCCCCGCGCGAACGCCCGGTGGCTGCTGCTGATCACCGTCGCCGCATCCGGGCTGGCCGCGCTCAACGGCGACTACTTGGCTCCCTACGGCACGGGAGTCGGGCAGCTGGTGCTGGCCGCCATCGCCGGGCTGATCGTCGCCTGCCTGCTGTGGATGCGCCGGCTCACCGCCCCTGCGCCGTCCACACGCTTCCTGGTCGATCCCGACCGCAGCCTGCGGGTTCCCGGTCTCGAGCCGAACGAGCTGCCGGTCCCATGA
- a CDS encoding ATP/GTP-binding protein, with the protein MADPQPWIGHPVWAGNDPEDGTVWVFTCPDPAGSGSGLWTGLIFLSNGAGAPGAPTVDPRLLAQQAIASMALNAPDIGMAPPPASRSGLVGLPVWMWVERTADTTGPVQASASAGGVTVTAEARVSQVLWNMGDGHIVTCGLGTRYVQGTEGPSPDCGHVYAQTSSRHVPGGGPWPITATSTWTITWSGGGLSGTETLELSSSAELFVGELHVLNQDGSR; encoded by the coding sequence GTGGCAGATCCCCAGCCGTGGATCGGGCACCCGGTATGGGCCGGGAATGATCCGGAAGACGGGACGGTCTGGGTCTTCACATGTCCGGACCCGGCGGGTTCGGGATCCGGCCTGTGGACGGGCCTGATCTTTCTGTCGAATGGTGCCGGAGCACCCGGCGCCCCGACGGTGGACCCCCGCCTCCTCGCTCAGCAGGCGATCGCGTCCATGGCCCTGAACGCGCCGGATATCGGGATGGCGCCACCGCCGGCTTCCCGCAGCGGACTGGTGGGACTACCGGTGTGGATGTGGGTCGAACGCACCGCAGACACGACTGGCCCCGTCCAGGCCTCGGCCTCCGCTGGAGGCGTGACGGTGACCGCCGAGGCTCGGGTCAGCCAGGTCCTCTGGAACATGGGCGACGGGCACATCGTCACCTGCGGCCTCGGGACGCGGTACGTGCAGGGCACCGAGGGCCCGTCTCCGGACTGCGGCCATGTGTATGCGCAGACGTCGAGCCGACACGTACCGGGCGGTGGCCCGTGGCCTATCACCGCGACGAGCACGTGGACGATCACCTGGTCCGGTGGTGGGCTGTCGGGCACCGAGACGCTGGAGTTGTCCTCTTCGGCGGAGTTGTTCGTCGGTGAGCTGCACGTCCTCAATCAGGACGGAAGCCGATGA
- a CDS encoding excisionase family DNA-binding protein, whose protein sequence is MASPDQHDQLLTVAQAGDYLGTGERFIRRLIAQRRIGNVKLGKYVRLQRSILDEFIEAGRVTSDG, encoded by the coding sequence GTGGCGTCGCCTGATCAGCATGATCAGCTGCTGACCGTTGCTCAGGCCGGGGACTACCTGGGAACAGGAGAGCGCTTCATCCGCCGACTGATCGCTCAACGGCGGATCGGCAACGTCAAGCTCGGCAAGTACGTCCGGCTCCAGCGCTCGATCCTCGACGAGTTCATCGAGGCCGGACGTGTCACGAGTGACGGGTAG
- a CDS encoding type II secretion system F family protein, with product MSGTQALLIGSGALVGLGAFLLLRAVLVVEQPRLADALARLDGGAAPVPVGPMPDEGDRWARATGRVGAWAAARLPAAGRSAPSQALAVIGWTPEGYAARKVGLAAFGAVFVPLLTAVLGVTGVRVPVVVPVAGSLALAGVLFLVVDLVVRDQAAEARGQMRRALASYLDLVSLRRDASEGPTIALERAAGVGEGWVFRQITDALVAARLAGDPPWDGLRRMAADTGVGELADVADIAEVAASEGASIAPTLRARAQSLRVQLLAEEETAANTASEKLTAPVALLSIAFLLLFLYPALARLMAT from the coding sequence ATGAGCGGCACCCAGGCGCTGCTGATCGGCTCCGGCGCGCTCGTCGGTCTCGGAGCGTTCCTGCTGCTGCGGGCCGTTCTCGTGGTCGAGCAGCCGCGGTTGGCCGACGCGCTGGCCCGCCTCGACGGGGGCGCGGCTCCGGTCCCGGTCGGGCCGATGCCGGACGAAGGCGACCGGTGGGCACGCGCAACCGGCCGCGTCGGTGCCTGGGCCGCCGCCCGGCTGCCCGCCGCCGGGAGGAGCGCGCCGTCCCAGGCGCTGGCGGTGATCGGCTGGACGCCGGAGGGTTACGCCGCCCGCAAGGTCGGTCTGGCCGCCTTCGGCGCGGTGTTCGTTCCATTGTTGACCGCCGTGCTCGGCGTGACCGGCGTCCGGGTGCCGGTGGTGGTGCCGGTGGCCGGATCGCTGGCGCTGGCTGGCGTGTTGTTCCTCGTCGTCGACCTGGTCGTGCGCGACCAGGCCGCCGAGGCCCGCGGTCAGATGCGGCGGGCGCTGGCGTCCTATCTGGATCTGGTCAGCCTGCGCCGCGACGCCAGCGAGGGCCCCACCATCGCCCTGGAGCGGGCCGCCGGCGTGGGGGAGGGCTGGGTGTTCCGGCAAATCACCGACGCGCTGGTCGCCGCCCGGCTGGCCGGCGATCCGCCGTGGGACGGCCTGCGCCGGATGGCCGCCGACACCGGTGTTGGCGAGCTGGCCGACGTGGCCGACATCGCCGAGGTCGCCGCCTCGGAGGGCGCGTCGATCGCGCCGACGCTGCGGGCCCGCGCGCAGTCGCTGCGGGTCCAGTTGCTGGCCGAGGAGGAGACGGCGGCCAACACCGCCAGCGAGAAGCTCACCGCTCCCGTCGCTCTGCTGTCGATCGCCTTTCTGCTGCTCTTCCTCTATCCCGCACTGGCCCGCCTCATGGCCACCTGA
- a CDS encoding TadE/TadG family type IV pilus assembly protein: MSRPCPAAGNRAGGVVSRRRSGERGAASVELAVAFPVVLLLVMTLIQAALWFYARSIALGAAQEGAREGRVQPASTARAQSAAEGFLDQTAQDLLTGRDVTVAGSPSSIEVTVTGTSLSLFPGLSGWSVTQTAVGPVERPTP; the protein is encoded by the coding sequence GTGTCCCGGCCCTGCCCTGCTGCGGGCAACCGGGCCGGCGGCGTGGTGAGCCGACGGAGGTCGGGCGAGCGCGGTGCGGCGTCGGTGGAACTGGCGGTCGCCTTCCCGGTGGTGTTGCTGCTGGTGATGACACTGATCCAGGCGGCTCTGTGGTTCTACGCCCGCTCGATCGCGCTGGGTGCCGCGCAGGAGGGCGCCCGCGAGGGCCGCGTGCAGCCCGCCTCGACCGCCCGCGCCCAGTCGGCCGCCGAAGGCTTCCTCGACCAGACCGCGCAGGACCTGCTCACCGGCCGGGACGTGACCGTGGCCGGCTCACCGAGCAGCATCGAGGTCACCGTCACCGGCACCTCCCTCAGCCTGTTTCCTGGGCTGTCTGGCTGGTCAGTCACCCAGACCGCCGTCGGCCCGGTGGAACGGCCCACACCATGA
- a CDS encoding helix-turn-helix domain-containing protein produces MARPLLRGDRLQAAREAIGLSREELATRLELSSPVRIRVWETGLERPRPRFVPRLAAALGVDPLYLLDVDRDDPPLAALRLAAGLATNEVTGDGLSVMTYVRLEDGRPGADPSPKVMAAISQVLGVDIPRVEAAVRRSRRDHAAMAAFEG; encoded by the coding sequence GTGGCGCGGCCGCTGCTTCGAGGCGACCGCCTGCAGGCTGCTCGTGAGGCCATCGGCCTGAGCCGAGAAGAACTGGCCACGAGACTGGAGCTCTCCAGTCCGGTGCGCATCCGGGTCTGGGAGACGGGACTCGAGCGTCCGCGCCCCCGCTTCGTGCCGCGGCTGGCGGCCGCCCTGGGCGTCGATCCCTTGTATCTCCTCGACGTCGACCGCGACGACCCGCCACTGGCGGCTCTGCGCTTGGCTGCCGGACTGGCCACCAATGAAGTGACTGGCGACGGGTTGTCGGTCATGACGTACGTGCGACTGGAGGACGGCCGCCCTGGGGCGGATCCCTCGCCCAAGGTGATGGCCGCCATCAGCCAGGTTCTCGGCGTGGACATCCCGCGCGTGGAGGCGGCCGTCCGCCGCTCTCGCAGGGACCACGCGGCCATGGCGGCTTTCGAAGGCTGA